A region of the Callithrix jacchus isolate 240 chromosome 10, calJac240_pri, whole genome shotgun sequence genome:
gatggaCCACAGCTTGACAAAGGATTAGTACgaagaacatataaagaactcctactcAGAGTAAGagataatctgtcaaataaaccAATTAGCGacttaaaaatgaggaaatggccaacaaacaaatgaaagtgGGCCCAGTCTCACTTGTTAACAGGAAAGTGCAAAATTAAAACACTAAAAGGCCATTTCATACCCATCAGCTTGGCAAAAATTTTGACATCTTACAATACCAAAAGTTGTTGAGGATGCCAACCATGGGAACTCTAATATATTGCTATAAGACTGtgaatggtacaaccactttgaaaaaccaTTTAGCCATGCCAAGTAAAGCTGCCAGTTCCCATGCCTCGAACCCGCAATTCTGCATCCAAGTGGCTACTGAAAGACTTACATTCACACAACAGGATGGGTATAAAAAATGCTAATcacaatattgtttctaacagaaaaaaaattaaaaataagttgaatGTCCTTCAGAAGGACATTGGTAAATTAAGTATAGTGAACTCATATCATGCAACCTGTATAGGCAGTGAAAATTGCATGGTCTAGAACTACATGTCTCAGTGTGAACACATTTCAAGATCATACTGCTGggtgaaaaaagcaagttgcacAATTATATACTCAGTATAATGCTGTTTCTTCAGAgtttaaaaacataccaaacaaTTCTATAAAGTGCTTACAGGCACAAATATAtgtagcaaaaatacaaaagcgTGCATAGAAATGATAAAACTCAAAGGCAGAAAAGTGGTTACCAGAAGGGAGGGACAGAAATACGTTCAGAAGACTAGATCTGTGAGGTTTTATGTCCTTTAAAAAAGATCTGAAGAAAACAGAGCAAATGTTAAGCTTTGACAAAGACGTGGGGGAGGCAGGGGAAGGCACACAGAATAGTGATTAATTATATTATTCGATGTAGTTTTTCCGtaggctttaaatttttttgaattgcTCTTTGACCTATTAAAAGAGAATTCCACTGAGTTGGGGGGGGTGCGGTCAGGGAAGTCTTCTCAGATGAATTGAGTCTTGCTAGGATGACAGCTGAAAATTGAGAAGAGGAAGGGCGGGAAGGTGTTTCAGGCAGAGACAGTCTGTGCTAAGAGGCTGGACTGGGAATGCGAGGTAGGGACCAGGGACTGAGACCCCCTGTGTGGCCAGAGCAGAGGAAGACAGGAGCTGGAGTTGAGGGGAGGGGTAGGCGAAGGGGGTGTGCACAGAGCATGCAGGACCCCACAGGCCATCCTGAAGGGTCAAGTCTCTCCCCTAAATATGACAAAACCAGCAGGCGGCCCAGAGACACTGCACTCGGCCAGATAGCAGAACGGGGAGGGCGTTCTTGAAAAGGTGACTCACATTTGAGTCTGGAGGATGAGTAAGAGGAAGccggtggggggagggggagaagggagggaggggaaaattCCCTGGATAGGGCGTAAGCGCTGCAAAGACCTGAGGACCTTCAAGAGTGTGGCCCCAGCGGGCTCCGGCCTCCGAGGCGAGCTCGGGAGGCGTGGGGTAGAAAATGGCAGGCGAGGGCGTCTATTAGACCGGGCTGAGTCAGGGCCAAACAGGGGTTGCAGGTGGCTGTTCTGGCAGAGCGGGGAGGATGGATTCGAAGGAGACCGGCGTGCAGGCGAGACCTTTGAGGGGGATTTGTCAGCAGCTAAGGGGGGCGGGGCGCCGGGCAGGTCTGACTGGAGTGGGAGTGAGGATGGAGTGCAGAGTGCCTGGAGAAGTGTTCCGGAGGGAAAGCAAGACGTCGGGACTAGGGGGTGGGCGGGCGCGCCTTCTCCGCGACGGGCAGTAATCGGGTCGACACGCGGCGAGCGGAGGTGCGCGCGGGGCCAACCGTTTGAGCAGAGCTGTCGGGCCGGCGTTGGGATGGGCGCGCCCGGGCTGCAGGCGGGAAGCCGGAGGTGGGAGGTGCCTCTTGCGAGTGGCTCTCCACCGCTGACAGTAAACCACCTGGTCGGAGGACAGAGGGGGAAGAAACAGAGGGATCGCTGTGGGGCGGCGAGGAGCGGGATTGTGACGGGTGGGGGGTCGAGATGGACCGGGCGCGCAGGACTGCGCCAACGCCGCGCGGCCGCCGAGAGGGCAACTCCCCTGGGCAGGCTGGGCGGGCCCTGGGGCCGGGAGCCGGAGGCGGCATCTCCTACCTCCCCGCAGGGCTGCAAGGAGGCGGCGCCCCGAGCGCACCCTGAGCGAGCAGGCGCGGAACAGCGGACCCCGGCCGGGCCTTCCCGCAGCTTTTCCGGCCACCTTGGAGTGCAGGGTCCCCGCGCGGCCCGGGGCGCCTCCCCCGAGCGGCCCGACCCCCTGCCCTCCCGGCCCCCGCCAGGCTCCCCGCACGTGCAGGCCGCGCCTCCCACCGGCCCGCGAGCCCGGCGACGTCACTGCGGCTCTGACGCGCGCTCATGGAGGCCCGGGCGGAGGCCGCGCGGCGCGGGCTTCCTCCGGGAGGTCCCAGTCCCCGCAGCCCGCGGCCGCATCCTTGGCCCTCCTCCAGGGGAACCTGGATCTTTCCAAATTCGGTGGTGCCGGCTGTCCTTCGAATACTGATAAGGACGTGAGCGCTGGGTAAAAGATTTCCGGAAAGAAATAGCCGGACCTAAGAAAGAGACTAACCATAGCCGCCAGCTAGAGCTCCACTCGTATGCCTAGCGCTCTTAGGAACAATAATAACGACCACAGCCATAATAGCCACCATTTATTGAgcgcttactctgtgccaggcaaggTGTTAAGCGCTTTGCCGGCAACAACCGTCGGAGGTAAGTAccattattatccctattttgcagGAAAcctgggcacagagaggttaagtaacttgccccaggGCACACAGCTAGCTTATGTCAGTGCCAGAATTCCAACCCCGGCTGTCGGATCCCATGTCATTTTCATGTCAACCCACTAAAGACGGGATCCTTTTCTCCatcttaaagatgaggaaactaaggcacatgGAAATTTAAGTATAataccttgcccaaggtcacctagcTGGAAAATGGACGAGGCGGAAAGCGAACTCAGGCCTCCTCTCTGTGCGCAGAACCCGCGGTCTTGGCCATAGACGATGCCCCTTCCGACAGCCCAGCAGAGTATGGCCCTGAGTCGCAGAGGCGCAGCCCCTGCGGCCTCCGATCCCCTGGCGAATCGGGTGTTTCTGAGCGTCGTCCCTGCTCAGCCCGCAGGCGTTGGATAAGGAGGCGTCTCTGGGAATCTAGTCGGGGACGGGGCCGCGGTCCTCAGTAGGGATGGAGCGGGGGCGGAGGCAGCAGGAGGGATCTGGAGTCCCGACTGCAGAGCGGTGGGGCCGGGCTCTGGGCTGGGCGCCTGCCCCGCGAGACCGGCAGAGGGCGCTGCCGCACGCGCCTTGGATCTCGCTGTCACCAGGACCTCGGGACGGGCTGACGTCGGCCTGCAGACGCCTGGACTCAGCACCCCGAAGCAAGAAGCTTCCCTTCCTGGTGGCTGCCATCCCTCCAGCCCACCATTTCAGCCCTGGACCTGCTTTCCCTGACCACTCTTGCCCATCTTCTGTGCTCCTGCCATCCCATCACCGGCTTTCAAGGCTTCCCAGTTCCTGCGAAGCGGGTTTTGTCCTCTCCTGCTGAGAGGCGCGGACACCGATTCCCATCCCATTAAAAGG
Encoded here:
- the LOC144578150 gene encoding uncharacterized protein LOC144578150 isoform X2; this translates as MPVTRAPKISSLHRSEKGRSHRPPYSVDWILARKCTTTKIHAGAAHIYNEFSESKWLSNTVVPTWRSKSVTLVEPSLKVGTTRKGATWEQEKVVYCQRWRATRKRHLPPPASRLQPGRAHPNAGPTALLKRLAPRAPPLAACRPDYCPSRRRRARPPPSPDVLLSLRNTSPGTLHSILTPTPVRPARRPAPLSC
- the LOC144578150 gene encoding uncharacterized protein LOC144578150 isoform X3, yielding MEKQVSYSGGAKPESWNHAERSHMGAGEGGLLSAVESHSQEAPPTSGFPPAARARPSQRRPDSSAQTVGPARTSARRVSTRLLPVAEKARPPTP
- the LOC144578150 gene encoding uncharacterized protein LOC144578150 isoform X1 → MPVTRAPKISSLHRSEKGRSHRPPYSVDWILARKCTTTKIHAGAAHIYNEFSESKWLSNTAVVPTWRSKSVTLVEPSLKVGTTRKGATWEQEKVVYCQRWRATRKRHLPPPASRLQPGRAHPNAGPTALLKRLAPRAPPLAACRPDYCPSRRRRARPPPSPDVLLSLRNTSPGTLHSILTPTPVRPARRPAPLSC